In one window of Henckelia pumila isolate YLH828 chromosome 1, ASM3356847v2, whole genome shotgun sequence DNA:
- the LOC140873593 gene encoding uncharacterized protein has translation MANSQSSPWNLPAGRSAIDDPSSQYFLHHSDNPGLVLVSQPLTSENYASWSRAMKIALSVKNKLGFVDGSISKPSENDPNLLNAWIRNNNIVVSWLLNSVSKDIAASILFAESATEIWNDLHDRFQQSNGPTIFQLRRDLINLRQEQDPVSVYFTKLKALWEELNHFRPLCNCGKCICNRVKKIEEFVQMDYTMMFLMGLNDSFAQVRSQVLLMDPLPPINRVFSLIIQEERKCTIVPRSISNPSTSEMDFMIKGDHSQATVSNRGPYKPQKGRPFCVSCRHPGCTVETCYKIHGYPLGYKSKTKELHQGNAAPVNQAFGTSVETTHPNIFQNIDKHQLEQLMTMFVQHLSTHDQATKSSEHTCNTSVSGQLHQDDDCQE, from the exons ATGGCAAATTCACAATCTTCGCCATGGAACTTGCCAGCTGGTCGATCTGCCATTGATGATCCTTCAAGTCAATACTTCTTGCATCATTCTGATAATCCGGGACTCGTTCTTGTATCGCAACCGCTCACCAGTGAGAATTATGCTTCATGGAGTCGGGCCATGAAAATTGCTCTTTCCGTCAAAAACAAATTAGGATTTGTTGATGGATCCATTTCCAAGCCATCTGAGAATGATCCGAATTTACTCAATGCCTGGATTCGAAACAACAATATTGTGGTTTCTTGGCTTTTGAATTCTGTTTCTAAAGACATTGCTGCAAGCATCCTATTTGCGGAATCGGCTACAGAGATATGGAATGATCTTCATGATCGATTCCAACAAAGTAATGGTCCAACAATTTTTCAACTTCGACGGGATTTGATTAATCTACGGCAAGAACAAGATCCGGTTAGTGTTTATTTCACCAAACTTAAGGCACTTTGGGAAGAGTTAAATCACTTTCGTCCCTTATGTAATTGTGGAAAATGCATCTGTAATAGGGTAAAGAAAATAGAAGAATTTGTTCAGATGGATTACACTATGATGTTCTTGATGGGCCTTAATGATTCCTTTGCCCAAGTTCGCAGTCAAGTGTTGCTTATGGATCCCCTGCCTCCAATCAATCGTGTTTTTTCTTTGATCATACAAGAAGAAAGAAAATGTACCATTGTCCCTCGGTCAATTTCTAATCCATCGACTAGTGAGATGGATTTTATGATCAAGGGTGATCACTCTCAAGCTACTGTTAGCAATCGAGGCCCATATAAACCTCAAAAAGGCAGGCCTTTTTGTGTCTCATGTAGACACCCAGGTTGCACAGTTGAAACCTGCTATAAAATTCATGGTTATCCACTTGGTTACAAGTCGAAAACCAAAGAACTGCATCAAGGCAATGCTGCTCCTGTGAATCAAGCCTTTGGAACTTCTGTGGAGACTACACATCCAAATATATTCCAGAATATTGACAAACATCAACTGGAACAACTGATGACAATGTTTGTTCAACATTTGTCTACCCATGATCAGGCCACAAAATCTTCAGAACATACTTGTAATACATCAGTTTCAG GTCAACTTCACCAAGATGATGATTGTCAAGAGTAA
- the LOC140875311 gene encoding uncharacterized protein has translation MEIPQIDMISNFEAGVNCLQNPSLISRFLALPSGIQIGFGVYSFWKWGALIFAILATFSGLIKRIKLIFIRLHNIIPSPNQIQQIVNISEDDDVSLGSSSDDDREEEDEEEEESSRPTTSFSGQRRLDEDFFVKDSRRLRNRRRRFVGGGDGFDWSDFTSGKNVVKLWDSLSSSFNFGLDFDDFESDEVVSRWDFDYRRDSDGFLGRASNIPAVLFAAEGNGKGDGVVLRGYDTRVRSRGPDLYAEWRSYPAAKGAASTTVIGGKIYVRDDVSGVLTVGDVRNVRVPLEKSGDSDGETWWDADAVIIDDEYVVVDKSN, from the coding sequence ATGGAGATTCCACAGATTGATATGATCAGCAATTTCGAAGCTGGAGTTAATTGTCTGCAGAACCCTTCTTTGATTTCTCGTTTCTTGGCACTTCCATCTGGGATTCAGATTGGTTTCGGAGTGTACAGTTTCTGGAAATGGGGTGCTTTGATTTTTGCCATATTGGCCACTTTTAGCGGTTTAATAAAGAGGATTAAGCTTATTTTCATTCGATTGCATAACATCATACCTTCTCccaatcaaatccaacagattgtGAATATTAGTGAGGATGACGATGTCTCCCTGGGATCATCTTCCGATGATGACCGAGAAGAGGAGgatgaggaagaagaagaaagcagcaGGCCCACGACGTCGTTTTCTGGTCAACGGCGCCTTGATGAAGATTTCTTCGTCAAGGACTCGCGCCGGTTGAGGAACCGGAGGCGGCGTTTCGTCGGCGGCGGCGACGGATTCGATTGGTCCGATTTCACTTCCGGTAAGAACGTCGTAAAGCTTTGGGACAGTCTGAGTTCCAGCTTCAATTTCGGGCTGGATTTCGACGATTTCGAGTCGGACGAAGTGGTTTCTAGATGGGATTTCGATTATCGTCGGGATTCAGACGGATTCCTCGGCCGAGCTTCTAACATCCCGGCGGTCCTTTTCGCGGCGGAGGGGAATGGGAAGGGAGACGGCGTCGTTCTGCGAGGTTACGACACGAGAGTGCGGAGTCGTGGCCCGGATTTGTACGCCGAATGGCGGTCATATCCGGCGGCGAAAGGCGCCGCCTCCACCACCGTCATCGGTGGCAAGATTTACGTCAGGGACGACGTCAGCGGGGTGCTGACGGTGGGAGACGTGAGAAATGTGAGGGTGCCGTTAGAGAAGAGCGGAGATTCTGACGGCGAAACGTGGTGGGACGCTGACGCCGTTATTATCGACGACGAATATGTGGTGGTTGACAAGTCAAATTGA